AAAGGAAAAAACTTTGAGGAAATCAAGAAAGAAGTAGATGCTAATGGCTATGAATTAGAAAACAGAATCTTGAGCAGAGACGCTCTTGAAGAGTTAGTAAAAAACAAGAAATGCTTATTGTTGCCAATTGTTAATCAGGATATTATAAAGGAGAGTAAAACGGAAAGCAATCAATTTACTAAAGACTGGAATTCTATATTTGACGGTAATTCTCCATGGCGTTTAACTCCTGAATTTAGAGTGTCTTACCGCAAACCTACTCCTGATTATCCTATGTCTGATAAAGGAGACAAGCGTTACTCGCGTTTCCAAATGATTGCCCATTTTTTATGCGATTACATTCCTCAAGGTGGTAGTTATGTATCAGTTAGGGAACAAATAGATAATTATAAGGATGATAAAAAGCAAGAAATTGCTGTTAAGGATTTCCATGATAGATTATTGGGAAAAACTGATGAACAAAAATTTATAGAGGGGTTAGGTGGGTTGTCAAGTTTGGGTAATGTTACCATAAAAACTAAACTCAAAAAGCAAGATATTTCTAAAGAGAAATTTTATGTTTTTGGAATTGACAGAGGACAAAATGAACTTGCAACACTTTGTGTCATTGATCAGGATAAAAAAATACAGGGCGGTTTCAGAATATATACAAGATTATTTAATAATGAGAAAAAACAGTGGGAGCATAAATTCCTGGAAGAGCGCAATATTTTGGATTTATCAAATTTACGTGTAGAAACCACTATTGTTATTGATGGACAGGAAAAAAGAGAGAAAGTGTTAGTGGATTTAAGTGAGGTAAAGGTTAAAGACAATTCGGGAAATTATGTAAAACCTAATAAGACACAAATAAAACTCCAACAGCTTGCATATATCCGCAAACTTCAATTTCAAATGCAGACAAACCCAGGCAGAGTTCTAGAATGGTATTCTCATAATCAGACCAGTGATTTGATTATTGACAATTTTGTAGATAAGCAAAACGGAGAGGAAGGACTTGTTCCATTTTTTGGAGCTGCAGTAGCAGAATTAAAAGATACTTTACCTATCGATAGGATTTCAGATATGCTAAAACAGTTTGTGGAACTAAAGAACTTGGAGAAGCAAGGGGAAGATGTGAAGTCAAAAATCGACCAGCTTATTGAACTTGAACCAGCTGATAATCTAAAGTCTGGTGTGGTTGCAAATATGGTTGGTGTAATTGCATTTCTTCTTAAAAAGTATAATTATAAGGTCTATATTTCATTAGAAGATTTGTCAAAGCCATTTAAAGACCAAATTGTTTTGGGGATTAGCGGGGTGCCAATTGGTATTAAGAAGGGTATGGCAGGTAGAAGTATTAATGTTGAACAATATGCAGGTCTTGGACTTTATAATTTTTTTGAAATGCAATTGTTAAAGAAATTATTCCGGATACAGCAGGATAGTTCTCATATCTTGCACCTTGTACCTGCTTTTAGGGCTATGAAAAATTATGATAATGTAGCAGTAGGAAAAGGGAAAATTAAGAATCAGTTTGGAATCGTATTCTTTGTGGATGCTGCTGCAACATCAAAGACATGTCCTTGCTGTGGTGCTATTAACGATAGACAATTTGCACCTGATTTAAGAAAATTCCCTAATGCTAAAAAAATTGAGACCCCAGATGGAAAGTCTGTTTGGTTGGAAAGGGATAAAACTGACGGTAAGGATATTATAAGGTGCCACGTATGCGGATTTGATACTTCAAAAGAGTACGATGACAATCCACGTAAATACATAAAAAGTGGTGATGATAATGCGGCTTATTTGATTTCTGCTGAGTGTATTAAGGCATACGAACTAGCAACAACACTAGTTGATAATAAATAACTTAGATATGAAACATTTTTTTGCTTTAGATGAAACGGGTTCTTTTGACATGTCTGCAGATGACAATTCTTTTGTCTGCGGTGTTTCTATATTGCATAATGAACTAGAACTCAAGGAAAAATATAAGGAATCATATGTCTCTTTTGGCTTTGGGAATGTTGCGCCAAACAACAAAAATGATCTTATTGGAGGTGATCGGTTTCATTATTGTGGTTTGAGTCAAGGGAACAAAGAGGCCTGCAAGAATATTTTTTTACCTCTGGCTGATAGCATATATGTTTCCAGGGGCAAACCTGCGTTGTATGCTAATAATCAGAATTGGTGGCTCGTAGCTGTTACAGTTGTTATCACAGAGTATTTAACAACTTATGCTTTGAATAAGGGAGATGAAGTCCAAATATTAATAGACTCTAGAAAGGACATAGTGTTTGGACTGCCTTACGATGATTATAGTAAGAAGTTATTAGCGTCTGAGAGTGATGAACGTTATCTGCGGTATAAAAGTTACCATGTGGATTTAGCCAAGCAGATAAAATCATATGTTCATCATATAGAGGCAGAGAGAGATATTAAGATTGAAATCTGCTTTTCCAATGATACTAGTTCTTTTTTTATCAATGTTGCTGATATTATTTGTGGAATATTAGGTAGGGGGGCAAACGTTGTTAATAAAAAAATAGTTGGGTGCTCATGTAGTAAATTTACTAGTGGAGGAGACCCTGTCCTGTATGTTGAAGAAAATCCTTTGATGGCGATGACACTTGTATTCCAACAGGCTTCAAATCATATTTTTACCAGCATTGGTATTGCTAAAAAAATATTTGAAAGGCTAAGAAAAAATTCAGATAGCTATCTTATTGTATGGGATATGTTTTATGATCTGCTGAAATTTGAAATTTCTGAAAGGTCCTTTCATGGTTATCTTGTTAATGTTAAAAGTTTAGTTAACATTTTTATAAATGAGTACGTTAATGTTGGTTGCAAGCTCATTCCATTAAATAAGCGCATAGAGCTTACCGTGCTTTTTGCTGAGTATTTTTCTCATATCGGAGAGATTAAAATTGAATCACCATTTAAGAGGACAGATGTCTTAGCTATGTTTTCTGAACTTGGAACTGTCTCTGAAACCAGATTACTTAGAAAATGGGAAAAATATATTAGTTTTTCTTTAAGGGATGCACAGATTAAATTTAATGCTTACGATTTTGACAGTGCTGTTAAAGACCTTAATGATTTGTGGGCTTGTCAGGAGAAAATAACGAATGATGTTCCTAGAATATTTGGAAACACTGATGTGAATAAAGATGAGCCAACTGCTGCAATTATTGGCACACTTGCACAATCTTATGCTTACGTTGATAATTTTGACAAGGCGAAGGAAGATTTCGAATATTCAAAGGATTATGCAATTACAACCGCTTCTAAAACTGCTTCATATTTGTTTACTATTTATCACAGACAAAGAGATATAGCAAATGCTCGCGATTGTTTTAAAGAACAAAGCGGAAAAAGTGCGGAAGATTATGGCAAGATTTGTGATTTTAAAAATGTTTGGATTTTATTGTCATACTGTAAATTACGTGCATTAGAATTGTGCGTAAATAATTCAACCAAATTGCCAGCTGTTGACTTGACGAAATTAGATAGTTACAACAGCGAGTACCCGTTTCCATTAATACAGAAATGGGAAGGAATAGCAAAATGGATGGAAAACAGTTCTTTAAATAAAGTTGTCGTGGAAAAGTATTTTAGCGATGCCATAGAAAATTTATTAAAAGAGGACAATGGATTTGTTATTAAAACTTTGGCATTGCCTATTATTCAGTGTTATGCATTGGTAAATAATCAAAATAAATTTCATGCCAAATACAATTTTATTTTAGATGATTTAAAAAAGCAATCGCAGTTCTTTAAAAAATATGTAGATAGCAGGGCCGTTTCATTAAGCAGTTTGAAAAATAAAGAAGATATTTGGAATCGTGCTATGTTGCTGCCATTTATTTATGCCTAATTATGATTTCTCAGAAAAGTGTTGATGTCAGGACAATTTTTGTCTTGAATTGCATTGAACACAGAACATTGAGAGTTAGTAATGGCGAGCTTTTTTTGGAAAAAGATGATGTGGTCTCTGGCAAGTCTGTCACTCTTACAAAAATGCCATTCCAAAAAATCTTGGCTCTATTCGTTGTTGGAGATATTTCTATAACTACGCCATTGATAGATAATTGCAGAAAGTTTAACATTGCCTTAGTTGTCATGAAGGCAAATCTAAGGCCTGTATTCTTTTGGTATCTGTCTTCTGAAGCTAATTATATGTTGAGAAAAAGGCAGTATGCTTTTTCTGTTGATAATATTTCAATAGCTCAGTTGATAGTAAAAAACAAGATTGCAAATCAAATTAAATTATTATTGAAAACTAGGATGCTTGATGACTTGACTGTGCAGTCTGTCCTGCTTTGTAAAAAATTACAAAAGGCATTACCAAATGCAGGTAATTATAAGGACGTACTTGGGATAGAAGGCTCAGCGGCAAAGGCTTTTTTTACAGCTTATTATCACAAGTTTAGTTGGTCATCAAGGGAACCGCGCAAAAGATTGGATTTTATCAATGCCACTTTGGATATAGGGTACACAATCCTTTTTAACTATATGGAAACATTTGCTAGAATGTTTGGTTTTGATTTATACATTGGCGTTTATCACAGACCGTGGTATAAGAGAAAGTCTTTGGTTTGTGATTTGATGGAGCCATTTAGGTGTATTATAGACGCTCAGGTTCGCAAGTCAATTAATTACGGACAATGTAAGGAATCAGATTTTCTGGTAGTCAATAATGAATTCAGGTTGAAGTATGAAAAAAACAAAGATTATCACAAATTCTTTTTCGATGCACTAATTTCATATAAATCTGATTTTTATAAATTTATTCTGGAGTACTATAGATGTTTTTTAAATGATAAACCTATATCACAATATCCTGTTTTTAATATTTAAATAATGCTAGTTATAAGTTATGATATCAGTAATGATAAGGTTAGAAATAAATTTTCTAAACTTTTAACTAAAAACGGTGCAATCAGACTACAATACTCTGTTTATGAGGTGAATAATACTTTTGTGGTTAGGGAAAACATTAAAGGTGTTATTGCAGCTTTTTCTACTGGGAATTTTGATAAAGGGGATAGTGTTATGATTTTTGATATAAAAGATAATAACACAATAAAGTACGGGAATTCCATCTATCGTGATAAGGATATAGTTTATATCTAGCAAACCTTATTTTTTGATGTGAAGTCTCTTTTTTGTAATCGTCTTATTTTCAGGTATATATCTTTTTGAGATTCCTGGGGGTGGGGTAAATTAGTTTTGTCTAAGTTTAGTCATGCTTCACTATATCTGTTTGACAATTAAAGCTTTTTCTATAAATTTGCGGTGCTCAATAGGGATGAACTCTCTAGATGAGCTTATAAATTTCTACTATTGTAGATACTGACTCAAAAACTCGCAAAGTTCATTTCACACCTCTAGATGAGCTTATAAATTTCTACTATTGTAGATTTGTTGTTGTTACATACAAATAATTCTGACTCTAGATGAGCTTATAAATTTCTACTATTGTAGATTCATTTGACATTGTGGAAATCTCACGACTCTCTAGATGAGCTTATAAATTTCTACTATTGTAGATTTTTAATTACCTTGTCTTGTACCTTCTCTCTAGATGAGCTTATAAATTTCTACTATTGTAGATTTGGGGATCCTGCTTTCTGAGAAGCAGACTCTAGATGAGCTTATAAATTTCTACTATTGTAGATGACTATAACTCCATAGCCTACATTTAAGCTCTAGATGAGCTTATAAATTTCTACTATTGTAGATTCTCTCTTCTTTGGTGCAGAAAGAGATGCTCTAGATGAGCTTATAAATTTCTACTATTGTAGATTAATAAGTGAGCATCTTTTTCATTTTTACTCTAGATGAGCTTATAAATTTCTACTATTGTAGATCCAACGTTTAGACAACGTCTTGGGGATTTCTCTAGATGAGCTTATAAATTTCTACTATTGTAGATAAAACAGACTTAAAATTGTGTCTATTCTCTAGATGAGCTTATAAATTTCTACTATTGTAGATTAGGATAATTTTTCATTTTATTATTTTTCTCTAGATGAGCTTATAAATTTCTACTATTGTGATGGTTGCTGATTTTGCAAGCCTTGCAAATCTTATTTAATGAAGATGGCAAGGCATATTTTTGTGCGATAATTTAAAGGTCTAATACGAAAGTGCTGATGTATATTTAGTTAACTTTGAAATAAGATTTTGAGTATATTTTTGATGTAATGGGAAATACGGATGATAAAGATATTATTGTAGATGGTGTTAGACTAGATCCTGATAATGCTGAATTTTTTAACGCTGCTAGAATTATTACTGACACTGATAAACAAGTTGTTTTTCTTACAGGAAAAGCTGGGACTGGGAAGACAACTTTTTTAAAGTATATAAGACAAATTTTTAATGGGAATGCTGTTGTGCTAACGCCTACTGGAGTTGCTGCGGTGAATGCTGGAGGCCAGACAATTTTTTCTTTTTTTAAACTAGATTACAATACACCTTTTTTACCAGAGGACAAGCGTCTAAAGTCTCCTGAAATATTTAATTATTTAAAATATAATGAGAGAAAACTCGAAATCATTAGGAACTTATCACTTCTTATTATTGATGAAGTTTCAATGGTCAGGTGCGATAGGTTAGATGCAATAAATTTGATTCTTAAAGCATATAGAAGCAGACATGATTTACCATTTGGCGGTGTTAAGGTACTATTAATCGGGGATGTTTTTCAACTCCCGCCGATTGTGAATAAGACAGGCATAATCAAAGGGTTTGATGATGAAATTTCTGAGTTTGATTTTTTAAAAGAGTTTTATGATACTCAATATTTTTTCAGTTCAAGAGTTTATAAAGAATGCAATCCTATTCATATTGAACTTGTGAAACCGTATAGACAGAGTGAATCTGCTTTTATTTCTCTTCTTGATAAAATACGCGTTAAGGATGTTTCTATTAAGGATTTAGAAATACTCAATGAAAGGGTGATTAAAAATTCAAGGGAGGAATTGCAAATAGAGAAGAAGGAACATCCCATTATGCTTGCCCCTCTTAACTCTTTGGTTAATAAATATAATGAGGAACAATTTGAAAAACTTGATTCAGAGACGTGCACTTTTGTAGGTAAAGTTACAGATGATTTCCCCAAAAAAATGATGGTTGCGGAATTGGAGATTTGTTTAAGACCTGGGGCGCAGGTTATGATTTTGAAAAACAGCTATAATCCGGTGCTGGGAGAATTTGAATATTATAATGGAACTATAGGTATTGTTAAAAGAATTGATAAAAAATCAAAAACAGTAACCGTTTCCTTATCCAAAGAATCTCATTTGCCAAATAATGAGGTAAGTATTAAGCCAGCTGTATGGGAGAATATTGAATTTATTTGGGATAAAGAAGAGCAAAGTATCCGGACCGTTGTTAAGGGAACTTTTTCTCAAATTCCATTAAAGTTAGCATGGTCAATATCAATTCATAAGAGCCAGGGATTAACTTTTGATAGTGTTATTGCTGACTTGCCAGATTGTTTTGATTTTGGCCATGTATATGTCGCATTAAGCAGGTGTCGAACACTTAATGGATTACATTTGCGCTATCCTATAAATGAGAATTGTATAAAAGTTGATAGTCACGTGGTCAATTTTGCTAAGCAGAAAACACCGAATACTCTCATTACAAGGGAAATAGATTTTACAAAAGCAGATGAATTATATAAAAAAAGTATTGCTTGTTTTGAGGAAAATTTAGCTGAAGATATGTTGTCTAATATTGATAAGGCTGTCGCGATTAGAGATGATAGGAAAAAACCTGCCTTTACGAAATTTATTGCGACTAAATTACATTTATTCCATAGATATAAGGGCTTTTATAAAAGCTTATATATAAAACTTTTATCAGTGCAAAACCAAAAAAACGAAGTTGAAGAAAAGTTGAATGATACCAATATTGAACTAAAAAATCATAGGGCGTCTATTATATCTATGCGTACTAGATATTATTCTCTTCTTAAAAATTTACAAGATTCTGAAGAGAATGTGAATCAACTATCCGCTCAGGTAAACTCTAAAGAGGAAGAAATTGTAAGGCTTAAAAAATTATTGTCACTAAGAGAATTAGAAATTCGAGAAAATAAAAAGGAGATATACAGGCTCAATTCTTTGACATGGTGGCAAAAGCTTTTTGGGGAATAATCTTTTCTCAACGATGAATTTGTTTATGTGAATTTTCTAGTCGTAATGGTTAGCAAGAGTACTTTGCAAACCTCATTTATAAAAATGGACTTAATTTTTATAAATTATTCATTATCAGGGTTATAATATTTTTGTCATAATTAGGGTGGGGTAAATTAGTTTTGCTTAAGTTTAGTTATGCTTCACTATATTTGTTTGATAATTAAAGCTTTTTCTATAAATTTGTGGTGCTCAACAGGGATGAACTCTCTAGATGAGCCTATAAATTTCTACTATTGTAGATATTACCACAGAATATTGCAGCAAGATATACTCTAGATGAGCCTATAAATTTCTACTATTGTAGATACTCTCTTTATCAGTATTTCTGAAGATTCTCTAGATGAGCCTATAAATTTCTACTATTGTAGATAAAATAAATTGTTTCCATGATGTTTTAATTCTCTAGATGAGCCTATAAATTTCTACTATTGTAGATTTTTACGAAGTCTAATGTTCTCATCATTCTCTAGATGAGCCTATAAATTTCTACTATTGTAGATTCCTTAACTTTGGTAGAACTATAAGCGCTCTAGATGAGCCTATAAATTTCTACTATTGTAGATTTTACGCTCTTGCAAGGACAAACCCCTCTAGATGAGCCTATAAATTTCTACTATTGTAGATAAATACTATAAATAGTACTTTCATTTTAAGCTCTAGATGAGCCTATAAATTTCTACTATTGTAGATCCATCTTTCAGAGGTGCATGCTTGGATACACTCTAGATGAGCCTATAAATTTCTACTATTGTAGATTATAACTTTTTATGCTCTTCGCTGAATTGTGCTCTAGATGAGCCTATAAATTTCTACTATTGTAGATAGTTTATTCTCTCCATAGTGAAACCTAACTCTAGATGAGCCTATAAATTTCTACTATTGTAGATTACAAGAAAAATAGCCTTGAGCAAAAGATACTCTAGATGAGCCTATAAATTTCTACTATTGTAGATTCCCATAAGTTCCAAACTGTTTGGTTGCTCTAGATGAGCCTATAAATTTCTACTATTGTAGATTATGACTTTTATAGTATCCTCAGCATCTTCTCTAGATGAGCTGATAAATTTCTACTATTGTAGATTATGACTTTTATAGTATCCTCAGCATCTTCTCTAGATGAGCTGATAAATTTCTACTATTGTAGATACTTTATTGTAAAGCCCTTTTGCTTTGCTCTAGATGAGCTGATAAATTTCTACTATTGTAGATATGGATTCATGAGTTTCTTCCTCATCATCCTCTAGATGAGCTGATAAATTTCTACTATTGTAGATACACCAAAGTGTTGTTTGGCTCCCTTTACTCTCTATATGAGCTGATAAATATTTGGGATTGTGAATTTTAAATTTACTATTTGTATTACTGATATAAGACTATAATTTTGGAGACAGCATTTGTAAATCTTGTTTTTTGCAAGCCTTGCAAATCCCTAGTGCAAGGTGATTCATAGTGTATTTTTGTAATACAATTTTACAAGATATACTATGAAAAAGTTGATAATTCTAAATTGAGTTATCAAACCTTTAAAGATGCTTGGTTTAGGGTTAAGTGCCAGGCTGCGATTTTCCTTCAAAAAAACGGCCACGCATATCAGCTTCAGGTGAGTTCACGTCACAATTTGCTGAATTAAAGTCTTAGTAGCGAAAATAGGGTTCGTCAATCGGCTATATATTTGTATTCGAAAAGACAATAATAATTTTAAAATATTTGAGATATGTCAAGATTTTATGATGAGTACGAAGATTATGATGAGTATGGATATGAAGAAGATCCTATATATGGAGAGGAACACTATGGGGAATATGCAGGTTCTTACGCTCAAGATGTTATGGGTTTTAGTGATGAAGAAATAGATGATATTTTCGAAGGGGATCCGGATGCGTATTGGAATATAGATTAAATAAAAAAGTCAGCGAACATAGATTACGCCATCGCAGATTGAATTTTGCTAACAAAAATAGCTCTAGATAGAGCGGATCTTCATGCTGGGAAGTTTTTTCCTGAGGCAAAGATAGCTGCGATTAATAAATGTTTGAACGATTTTCAATGTGCTAGATATCGATACCATTGATATAGCCAATTTGTTAGTGTCGGTCCGTGTTGGGGAGCAGCGAATACACGTTTAACGGAATTTACAAAATTGTTTTAATGTACATGTAATGCCATTCTTCACTATCAAGGTTACGGTTTCAGAACTAGGCAAAATAGGAACATGTGCGTGTGGTGATATTTTCTGCACATATCTCAATGAAAATTAGGCTTTAAGAGTATAACAATTTAAATCTTGTAAATAGCTATTTATAGGAAAAGACGATCAATTTGCTTAACTTAGAAGTGTCAAACTTACAATGCAGTTAGTTAAATCTTCAATATTACTAGATAATGGTCAGACAGTGGAGGCGCTGCTTTCACCTGTTATTGTATCTGCCAGCAGATGTACTGATATTCCTGCATTTTATTCAGATTGGTTTTTGGTCAAAAAATCTAAAGGACAGCGTGCATTTTGCGGTTACATCGCTAGCAAAGAAATGGCATTAGCTAACTATCTACGAATAAAAGCAACTGACCAATTGTTTGATAATATCATTGGTAAATAAATTGAAAAAATAGAAACCATGGAAATTTCTCGCCAGCAAGCTGAATCCACTCTTTTAAAGATATTTGGAATAGAGCATTTTTATGATGAGCAATGGAAAGCAATAAATGCAATTCTTCAAGGTAAGAGAATTCTAATGATTGCAAGGACCGGATTTGGCAAGTCCTTGTGTTATCAGTATCCTGCAGTTTTATTTGATGGTGTTACTGTTGTCTTCTCCCCTTTGATCGCCTTAATGAGAGACCAGGTAAAATCGCTCTCAACCTTGCATATAAGCGCTAGGTGTATAAATTGTGAGGAATCTTTGGATGATAATAAAAAGTCAATAGAAGATGCAATAGATGGAAAGGTGAAAATTCTATATATTGCACCAGAGCGTCAGGAAAATGATATTTGGCAAGAAGCAGTAAGACATATTAAACTATCGATGGTTGTTGTTGATGAGGACCTCATACGATATCACAGTGGGGACATGATTTTAGACCAGCATTCAGGAGAATTAAAAACCTTGTTAGAAATTATCTTCCTGCCGATATGCCAGTCCTTGCTACTACGGCAACTGCTACAGAAAGGGTACAGAAGGATATTGAGGAACAGTTAGGTTCTAGTTTAACCACAATTAGATGTAACCTTATCAGAAAAAATTTCAGACTATTTGTAATTGAAACAAGTTCAGAAGATGAAAAGATGTTATGGCTTAAACACAACCTTAATAAACTTGATGGCACAGGCATTATATATGCTGGAACACGTGTCCAAACGTGTATCTATGCTCGTTGGCTAAGTCGAGAAAAGATTAATGCAATCGATTATAATGCCGGGCTTGATGCAATTACAAGAAAAGAGATAGAGCAAGGTTTTATGGAGAATAAATGGAAGTGCCTAGTTTCCACTAATGCTCTTGGAATGGGAATTGATAAGCCTGATATCAGATTTGTTATCCATCTGCAAATACCAGCTTCTCCCATCCATTATTATCAGGAAATTGGTCGTGCGGGTCGTGATGGGAAACCAACCGTCGTTATATTGTTTTTTAATTCGAATAAAAATGAAGATGGTATAATGGAGGATTATTTGCTCCCGAAATCGTTCATAGACAATGCTCGTCCTTCTGAAAATAAATATAAGGCATTCATTGATGCAGTGAAAAATGAGCAATTAGGTGAGAAGGGATTGATGATGAGAACCAATTTGAAACAATCTGCTATAAGGGTTATAAAAGAGGATTTGATTGAGCAAGGTATTATCAAAGAAGTTTTATTGAGAACAGGAAAAAAATATGAATACCAGTATAATGCTCCAAATTTAGATCTTACCAAATATGAGATGCTAAAAGAGGCAAAGTGTGCAGATTTGCAGCAAATGGTGAACTACATTTATACAAAGGAACCTAGAATGAAGTTCTTATGCAATTACTTGGGTGACAACGATGCTGCAGATTATGCTAATACATGTGATAATACTGGATTAAAAAAAATGTTTGTTAATGCAAACAAAGAAGATTTAGAGGATATTAAAGAATTTAACGAGTCATTCTTCCCTGAGTTGCCATTAGTAAATTATACTAAAATGATAGCT
The window above is part of the Bacteroidales bacterium genome. Proteins encoded here:
- the cas1 gene encoding type V CRISPR-associated endonuclease Cas1 translates to MISQKSVDVRTIFVLNCIEHRTLRVSNGELFLEKDDVVSGKSVTLTKMPFQKILALFVVGDISITTPLIDNCRKFNIALVVMKANLRPVFFWYLSSEANYMLRKRQYAFSVDNISIAQLIVKNKIANQIKLLLKTRMLDDLTVQSVLLCKKLQKALPNAGNYKDVLGIEGSAAKAFFTAYYHKFSWSSREPRKRLDFINATLDIGYTILFNYMETFARMFGFDLYIGVYHRPWYKRKSLVCDLMEPFRCIIDAQVRKSINYGQCKESDFLVVNNEFRLKYEKNKDYHKFFFDALISYKSDFYKFILEYYRCFLNDKPISQYPVFNI
- the cas2 gene encoding CRISPR-associated endonuclease Cas2, coding for MLVISYDISNDKVRNKFSKLLTKNGAIRLQYSVYEVNNTFVVRENIKGVIAAFSTGNFDKGDSVMIFDIKDNNTIKYGNSIYRDKDIVYI
- a CDS encoding DEAD/DEAH box helicase, which translates into the protein MGNTDDKDIIVDGVRLDPDNAEFFNAARIITDTDKQVVFLTGKAGTGKTTFLKYIRQIFNGNAVVLTPTGVAAVNAGGQTIFSFFKLDYNTPFLPEDKRLKSPEIFNYLKYNERKLEIIRNLSLLIIDEVSMVRCDRLDAINLILKAYRSRHDLPFGGVKVLLIGDVFQLPPIVNKTGIIKGFDDEISEFDFLKEFYDTQYFFSSRVYKECNPIHIELVKPYRQSESAFISLLDKIRVKDVSIKDLEILNERVIKNSREELQIEKKEHPIMLAPLNSLVNKYNEEQFEKLDSETCTFVGKVTDDFPKKMMVAELEICLRPGAQVMILKNSYNPVLGEFEYYNGTIGIVKRIDKKSKTVTVSLSKESHLPNNEVSIKPAVWENIEFIWDKEEQSIRTVVKGTFSQIPLKLAWSISIHKSQGLTFDSVIADLPDCFDFGHVYVALSRCRTLNGLHLRYPINENCIKVDSHVVNFAKQKTPNTLITREIDFTKADELYKKSIACFEENLAEDMLSNIDKAVAIRDDRKKPAFTKFIATKLHLFHRYKGFYKSLYIKLLSVQNQKNEVEEKLNDTNIELKNHRASIISMRTRYYSLLKNLQDSEENVNQLSAQVNSKEEEIVRLKKLLSLRELEIRENKKEIYRLNSLTWWQKLFGE
- a CDS encoding DEAD/DEAH box helicase, which produces MEISRQQAESTLLKIFGIEHFYDEQWKAINAILQGKRILMIARTGFGKSLCYQYPAVLFDGVTVVFSPLIALMRDQVKSLSTLHISARCINCEESLDDNKKSIEDAIDGKVKILYIAPERQENDIWQEAVRHIKLSMVVVDEDLIRYHSGDMILDQHSGELKTLLEIIFLPICQSLLLRQLLQKGYRRILRNS